CCAGCCTTCACATCGGCGGAGATCTCTACTCGATTATGAATGGCCGCGGAGGTTGCGCTAGGAAATCGCAAGTCCGCGCTCCGTGAGCCGCTGATACGGCAGAAGTTGGTCTCTGCAAGCTCCACGCTGGAGTTGCGGTTGTTATGAAGCCAGAATGTCGGCTTGGATTGGGCAGAGGTTTCGACCGAGGCGAGTTTGAGATTCACCGTATCGTCGGCCACTATGATTGGTAGTCTCTCGTCCTCTGTTGCCTCGACGGTGAACTGGCGAATGCTCACATCGCTGACGTGTCGAAGAAATATTCCATGCGCAGGCAGAGGGCCAAACATAACGGGTTCGGGATAGCTGCCAGGATGTTCGGGAATATCGCTGATGGACGAGGTCCCCTTGATCTTACCCGCTAGGGTGACCTGGATACCCTGAATCGAGACTCCGACAACGGGCGCATCTGGAAGACCAGCGATCACGCTCGGCAATTTTGCTTCCGTCGCAACGATGTCAGAGATCCTAATCGAGGTTACGCTTCCAGGACCGGCACCAAAACCGCAGCGATCGCGATTGCCGCGTAGAACAGTAAATGGGGTTCCGACGCGGTTCATCACGATATTAGAGGCGGAAATATTGGAAAGTTCTCCTCCGTCTACCGTGTAAAAGGCGAGCCCAGGGTTTCCATGCCGCATCCCCACGCCTCCCTCGAAAACGCAATTCGAGATGGCGATCTGACGAAAATTCCCACAGCTTTCGGTACCGCATTTGAAGTAGCAGCTGGCGGTTCGCAGTATGCAGTTGTCGACGGTGACGTACTCCGTTGCTCTTCGTTCGCCGAGTGCTCCGCTGGCCTTCAATACAATCGTGTCGTCGTAGGACTCAACAAAGCAGTTGGATATGCGTACATGGCGGCAGCAGTCTGGATCGATCCCATCGGAGAGGCCGTTCCGAATGGTGACATTATCAATAGTTACAAAGTCGCACCCAAGCAGGCTGATGTTGTAGCTTGGGGCGTTCCGTATCGTAATGTCCCGCACCAGAACGTTGCTACAACGGCGAAGCGCGATCGGTTTGGGGCCACCAGACTTGGTATATTCGCAGTCAATCTCTCCATCACCAATAATAGAAACGTGTTCGAGCCCATCCCCCACGATCAGGGCGACGCGGAAGTTTGAGGTTGCGAAGTTGGCCTTCGGATCATAAGCGAGCCTCTCGGGAGGAAGAAATTCCGCTGAATTCTTGCTCATCACCAGCGTTGCCCCATTTCCGAGCCAGAGGGTTACCCTAGAGCGCAGCTGGAGGGTTCCGGAGATATATCTTCCAGCGGGGAGATAAACCGTCCCTCCCCCGGACTTAGAAATCTGATCGATCGCCCTTTGAATGCGAGGGGTATCTGTTTGTTCTGTCGGCCGACTTGACCCTGGCGTGATACTGGCGATTCCAGCCGGAGCAGCCATCGCCACAGGAAGTCCGACGGCAGCCTTCAGGAACTGTCGCCGCGACGGTTGACTGTGGCCCGTTGATTGTCCTTGTTTCAGCACAGGAAATCCGATCCTTCATCACGGCCTTCGTTTCAAAGGAAAGGAGTGATGGCTTTGGTTTATGCGTGGCTTAAGGGCAACATAGAGATTTGTTTGCGGGGGTTCCAGTCAATTCACCGAAACATAAATATGACATTTATTTTCAGTAAGATGACCGATGTGAAAAAGGTTAAATCAGGGGATAAACATGTGGTGTTCATGTGATTGCCTTCTCTTTACAGAGAATCAGTAGAATGAAAGACATTCATTCAAGGGTGTGAGGCAATCCTGCTTGCAATCACAAGAGACATTGTCTCCAACGACAAAGCGCGAACTGGTGCAACGCATTATTGCTTCAGGACCATTCAGCAAGTCAGAGCGACTTTCCAGTTTTTTGTTGCACATCTGTGAACTTGAAATACAGGGACGAGCCGCCGAATTGAGTGAAAAGGAGATCGGCCACTCAGTCTTTCGGCTGCCGATTGACTACGATCCGAGTGCCGATGGAATCGTTCGTTCCCATGCCAGCCGCCTGAGACGCAGACTTGAAATGTATTACATGCGCGAAGGGTGTGAAGAACACCTTCGCATCGTCATTCCCCGGGGAAGTTACCAGCCGAGATTCGAACGGATCGAGCGTAGTTCTGCGGCAATGCAGGCAGGTCAAGCGGAGACTTTAGCAGAAAATGATGGCATTGAGCCCTCGTCTGCTTCTTTAAAAGAGCTGCAGAAGGGTGCTGATCTACCGAAACCGGTTGAGGTTGCTTTCCGTGGTGTACCTTGGCGCGGGATTGCAGCTGCGTTCATCGTGGCTAGCCTGATCGCTGCAGTTTTGCTTTTTCGACACTTCCGTGCCGTGGATCGGACGCAAGTCTCGCCGTTAGCGGCAATGTTTACGAAGGATAGACCTACGATTCTGGTACCAGGGGACAGCGGCCTTGTCGTATGGCAGGAAACACAACACAAGAACCTGACCCTGTCGGACTACTTGGCTTCCAACTACGACAAAAACCACGAAGGGCCCATCAGTCCGGAACAGCAACTAGCGCTCACACTGCTGGGCCGACGGTATACGTCGATGGTTGATCTGGAGATCGTTCAGAATCTCTCAAATCTTGCACGAAGCTATAACGTTGAACCTCTTCTACGTTTTGCGCGTGATGTTCGTCCGAACGATCTGAAATATAACAATGTAGTTCTCATCGGCAGCAGCGAAACGAATCCCTGGAATCAGATGTTTCAGGGAGCAATGAATTTTGTGCTGACGAAGGATCAGCAAAGAACCGTCTATACGATCGAGAACCGACATCCCACGCATGGAGAACCAGACCGGTGGCTTTCGGACCCGGCGGAGCGGTTACGGACCGCCTATTGCAAAGTGTCATTCCTGGCGAATCCTTCGGGAGAGGGAAATGTTCTTGTCCTCGAAGGAACTTCCATGGCTGGAACGGAGTGCGCATGGGAGTTTATCTCGAATCAGGAGAGGCTAAAACAGTTTCTGAGGGCGGCTGGTTGGACAGCTCACCAGGCCCCGCATTTTGAAGCTCTTCTTTGGACCAGCAATCTCGGTGGGAACGCTGCCACAAGTGCAATCGTTGCATGGCGCATCGGAAATTAGTGGCTGCGCCTCACTAAGATCGAGTTCCTTAAAATCTTCTAAAACACTAAAACGAGAACTGAGACAGCATCGATAAAGCCACCAATTGCCCCAACAATCTGGAAGATCCTGCCGGTGTATATGAAGAAATTTCTTCTGCGGTGAAGAGAAATTTTGGCATAGGAGATCGGCAACGAGTCAGAAAATCGATTTGGCCTCTCGATCATTACCTTTCCGAGCAGGAAAACACCACAGTAAAGGCAGACTCCCAAAATGTATTTCAGAACTAGCATGAAATCGTCCTCCAATGAGAGCTTTATAGGAGCATCTCAGGAGCCAATCTTTTGAAAAAGGGAAGATTTAGCCGATTCAAAGAGGAAAATCGCTATTCTTTGCACGCAATTTGGTGGAATGGTCGGGGCGGAGGGATTCGAACCCCCGACCCTCTGCTCCCAAAGCAGATGCGCTACCAGACTGCGCTACGCCCCGACTCCTTCTAGTCTATCGTACCCTTCGGTTAAAACCACTTCGGAAAGTGGACTTCGACGCCAAACATCGTATGCATCAGTCCATTAGCCAGCCACGCGATCAGCAGCATGGGTAACAGCATCAGGGCGATCAGGGTGACGCAAAGAAACAGAAGAAAGATCCAGCTCTGGACGGTATGTTTTCGTGGCTGGTAGAGGCTTCCTGTAAGAAGGGCATAGTTGCGACGGTTCGCCCGCCATGCGATGTCGAAGGCATCCCCAACCACGGGGATAGTTCCGATACCTACCTCGATCACGATATTTGTGACCATACGGGCGAGGACGACATAAGGAACTCCACGAGCCCATGCAGCAATAATGATGATGCAGGAGGCGATTCCTCCAATAACGTCACCGATGCCCGGAATAAGGCCAACAATTCCGTCGAGCCCAAAGCGGATGGAGGTGCCCGGGATCTGGATGAAGTCGTCCAGAATATGGGAGAGGATGTCGAGATTTTCGTCGTCAAAGATCCCGCGACCTTTACGGTTGCGAGGAGGGAGTACCTCAGGCGGTGGAGGCGGCTGGTGCATCTTTATTTCCTGCAGGGCGGGGGAGTCCTCTCCGGGCCCGACATCTGAATGCTACAATTGAAGACGATACGGCGGCTATAGTTCAGTGGCAGAACGCCGCTCTGTGGCAGCGGATGTCGTGGGTTCGAACCCCACTAGCCGCCCCAGATTCCCTTTCACTGTTGCGCGGGAGTTTGTGGGCATACCGTATCCTAATGCGCCGTGGCTCCCTCGAAGCAAGTTCCGTTTTCTCTGAACGAAGCTGCCGTTGCTGCGGCCGCTAGGCATATCTTTGCCGGAACCTCAGGCTGGGCTTATCCCACATGGAAGCCTGCCTTTTATCCGGATCGTACTCCCGCCAAACGCTTTCTTGAGTTTTATTCGAGTCAGTTGAGTTCGGTCGAGGTGAATTACACATTTCGTGCTTTTCCGTCGCCGTCGACCCTTGAGAACTGGCTGAGTGCAACACCTGATTTCTTTCGGTTTAGCTTCAAAGCGCCACAACGGATCACTCATATTAAGCGCCTGGCAAATTGCGAATCCGACGTTGCATACTTCGTCTCGGTACTGGAGGTGGTTCGGCAGGCAGGCAAACTTGGCCTCTTGCTCTTTCAGCTTCCTCCTACGATCAAGGCCGACGCTGCAAGGCTCGACAGCTTTCTCTCATTGCCTGCGTTCAGTGGAGCAGGCGCGCCTTCGCTCGCCTTTGAATTTCGTCATGAATCCTGGCTCAACGACGAGATCTATAGCGTGCTGCGGAATCATAATGCCGCTCTCTGTATCGCTGAGAGCGACGAGTTCGAGACACCCGAGGTGCATACCGCCCGTACCTTCACCAGTTTTCGCCTGCGCCGTACCGGAGCTTACACTTCAGCTGAGATTGCTGCCTTTATTGATCGTTTTACCAAGCTGGCGAAGGATCGCGATGTCTACATCTATTTCAAACATGAAGACGAACCGACAGGTGCGTTGAATGCTGTCTCTTTTCTTGCCGGCATTACTGGCGGAAAGGCGAATCAGTAGTGGCAGCAACGCTTGAATCTTTACTGCAGCGAATCGCACATGCAGAGGAGTTTGTTCCTCGGCGGTTCTTTTCCAACGGCCATCTGCAGACGATCCTGGGAAACTTTCTGCGCCGGACTGATTCGCTTCCCTCGGCCGAGCAGGTCCTCCTTGAAGTTGCCCCTGCATTAGGTGACCAAATTGCCAGCCGTGTCCGCTGCGACTGCCACTGGCAGCCAGAGGAGATACGTGCCGTGCGGCCGACAGCCATTATCGTGCATGGCCTTGAAGGTTCTTCAAATTCGCAGTACGTCGTTGGCAATGCTAACAAGCTGTGGCAAGCGGGAGCCAATATTGTTCGCATGAACATGCGCAACTGCGGCGGAACTGAAGGACTGAGTTCTACGCTTTATCATTCGGGTCTCTCTGGTGATGTTGGTGCTGTGATGCGCTACTTCACGGAGCTGTATGGCCTGACTTCCTTTTCGTTGATTGGGTACTCGATGGGAGGCAATCTTGTCCTTAAGCTAGCGGGCGATCTTGGTGCTTCGGTCCCCAAAACGCTACGGTCGGTGATTGGAGTCTCTCCCGCGATCGATTTGGGCCCGTCGGCAGATACATTACACGAGCCTGGCAACCGCATCTATGAGATGAAGTTTCTCTATGCACTTCTTGCGCGCTATCGTCGCAAAGTCGCCTTGTTTCCGCGTGCCTTCGATCCGAATCGTGCCGAGGGGATTCACTCGATTCGGGCTTTCGATGAGCGTATTACAGCCTTTTACTCCGACTTTACGGGAGCAGATGATTACTATTACCGGGCTGCGAGCGCCCGTGTGCTTGACAGGATTGCAGTGCCTACGCTGATTCTCAATGCAGCAGATGATCCTTTTATCCGGTTGCTTCCTGAGAGCCGGGCGAAGATTGCTGCGAACCCGAAGATCACCTTTACTGAAACAGACCATGGCGGCCATTGCGCATTTCTGGCCACACCAGACCCGACCTGCAACTATGACGGCTACTGGGCTGAACATACGCTGATGCGTTTTCTACTGGAACACGCCTGATCTCTTCTGAGGCTAAGATAAAAAGATGCTCTCTGAGTGGTCCGCAGAATGCGGGCATGATGATCCGGTTCTCGTTGTTCCCTGGTCAGACCCTGAAAACCCAGGACGTCGCTTTATCGACCTTCGCGAGAATCCTTATGACTTGGACTGGCTTGAAGAGGCCGCAGAGCATCCACCTTTGCTGCATGTTCTGCGAGCGCTCAATGCTCCACGTTCGCCTGTATATACTGCAAAATGCGATGTGTGGCAAATGAATGACAGCGAAGTAGATCTTCTGCGGGTGGAGCTTGATCTCATTCCTGAGGATGTCTCCAATGGGTTAGTAAGTTACATCGACCTGATATGGCGGGAGCGTTCGATCTTTGCTTCGCTGCATCAGCATGAACAGCTTATGGATCGAATCGTGCGTTTGGCAGCGCCACTTGAACATTCCTACGCTGCCCTCGAATGTATCCTGCGACCTGCAATGGTCGATTTTTCTGGCCCGCAAGAGGGGTTTGCCGTCAGCCTCTATATCAAAGCAGTCGGTCATAGCCTGGAGGCTGCAAAAGAACATTGGGCCGCAGCATTGACAGATGTCTCTGCGTTACTGCGGAGTCGCGCTTTTGCAGGAGCATAATTATTCAGCTATTCTGGCGATCCTCTCGAGTAATGAGACCTCAAACTGTTTGGAAGACGCCCGTAACAGTTGAATAATATCTTCCAGTGTGGGGAGAGCATCCCAGCCTCTCATCGTCCCATTTTTTCCGACAGCCTTAACAGCTGCTGCTGCCGAGGCAAAAAGGAGCGCATCATCGAGAGAGAAGTTGCGCGCTATTGCGAGCGCAAATGCTCCATGAAAAGTATCGCCACAGCCATTTGTGTCGAAGGCCTTAATCCTGAAAGCCGGGAGATGTGTGATTGAACTGGAGCCCCCTTGGAGGTAGTAGCAGCCTTCCTGTCCAGCCGTGATCACTGTGGCAGTACGTTTAGTTTGGGCCAGATAGGCACAGGCCTCTCTTGGGTCTCGAGCATTGCTGACCCACTGAGCAAATTCGGAAGGGACAACCAAATAATCGACGAGATCCGCCAATTGCTTCGATTCTTCAGAGCACCCTTCTATGTCGCCTATGATAGGAATGCCAAGAGCGCGAATTTTTTGCGCTACTCCTGTCAGCGGTAAGCCAGACACATGGTCAAGAAGAACGACCTTTGAAGAGAGAACGAGATCTTCGGAGAGGTCCTCAGGCGTGATCTCTTTGAAGCATGAGGCGCTATAGAAAACGTTCCGGTTTCCTGCCAGATCCACGGCGATTGCGCTGTGATAGGGAACTGCAGAAGGATCGTGAACGATATGCGCGGTGTCAACGTGGTGCTGCTGAAGCTGTTGCTTGATGTACAGCGAAAGCTCATCCTCGCCAAGACGAGCACAAAAAGCCGTGCGGCCATGAAGCATAGCGACCGAAACAATCGCCGTACAGGCGGGACCTCCACCGTGGCGTTCTTTTTGTGAAACCGGCACTTTGGCATTCGGTGGCGGATAAGAGGAGATATACATCAGATCATCGACTGCGGCGACTCCAATCGCGAGGACATCATAAGACTTGGTCATGCCATCCTCCGCGAGCTACAGTGGCCCATATTTAAAGCAAGACGATGTGAGTTGCAGATCTTGATCGATAGATCGAGTAGGAGCGATCTTTAGTTTTGCCAATGTGGAGTGATACGATTTCACGGCTTCAACGGGAGAGAGTGCATCATCTGCAACCCGCCGCAAATGCTCCACAAACGAGAGCTGATGTTCAGCTGCATTGATCTTTCGCCCAAATAACGCCACACGAGCGCCATGCTTTTTAGCAGAATGTAGAAGCTCGAAGGCGTCATGCGTTGTTCCAGCAGAACCCCCAAGCACTCCAACCACAAGCGAAGGATCGTACGAACAGATCTCCTCCATTGCTGCGGGGCCATAGTAGGGAATCTTAAGGAAGAGCGGTCGAGATACAGAGGGAATTCCCGCAAGTAATCGAACGATATGATCGTTGAGAAACGAAGGAATCAACTCTTCAGGGATTCCATGAACTGAAGAGGGAACATTGGGACCGAAGACTTCAAGGAAGTGATGAAAGCCTTTTTCTTCCGCCTCTAGGCGAAATGCTTTGTAGCTTGTTAAGGTCTCGAGGTCACGATCAGAGTGATTGTTGAAAGTGACTGAATACAGACCAAGATTGACATGAATTTTTGCATCCTCTTCGGAAATAACTCTTTTACCAATTTGGATGTGATCGATCGTCGTTGACGAAAAAGGCCTTGATGGAGCCTCCGGATAGTTAGAGCCGCGGATTACATGAATATCTGTCGTATCATTGGCGCGAGCGGCAGGTGTGACGGACGACTGCGCAAAGAGTCGTTCCTGAATCGCGAGGATCTCGGAAGTGCTGGTAGACATCAGCATGATGTCTACTAACCCCTGCTCAACGATCTCACGAATCTGATCCCGGAATTCACTAAGAGAACGGTAACCTCCCGTGGGATTTTTCCCGGGAGATGCTATTCCGAATGCCATGTCAGCATCTTTAGCGTCGGCGAGAATAAATGCGCAACTGGAAGTGGATTCCTTAAAAGCTGTGAGTTTGGTGTCGAGTGACTTTTGCATGATTTAGCACTTCGCGCTGGTCTTGGGGGTTCTTGGGATCTGGATATTCCGTACATAACAACCGCAGAGGCGCTTCGTCTTCAACGATTTGCGGAAAGCGGCCCAAGGGTTGATAGAAATGGTTATCCTCAGCATCGTTATTGATCGAGGAGACTTCGCCAATCAAAGCATCTCCATTGACGGCATGAAATGCGTGATAGATACCCGGGGTCAGGGTTATGGATTCACCGGCTCTTAGAGTGATCGAACCGCCTGGCTCGATATGCCTCATGACACCATCGCAGAAGACGCTTACTGGGGTATCAGCCAGGCCGCCGTTATCATCAGCCTGGTATAGCTGTACAAAAAGATCGCCAGTTGAGGCGCTACCCCGATTAATGATGTCCTCTGTCTTCCGATAATGACGATGAAGGGGCGTGATCTGCCGTTCACGAACCATCATAATTTTTTCGGCATAGCCGGTATTTTCGTTGTGAGGCTGGCCATTGCGAAGGGTAAAGAGGATGAGCCCTTGCGCAGTGAAGTTGCCAGAATGGAAGTCGGTTACGTCCCAACCTAATTGACGGATGCGGATCTGATCGGATTTTTCCCCGATGTTATTCCACATGTCAGGTGTCCAATGAGCGAATGGCGGAAGAGAAAAGAGATTCGCTTCAAAGAATTTAATAGCCTGAGTGATAAATAGATTGATTTCAGATCGCTTCAAGGTTCCTCTGGAGCATTGCTAATTCAACGTCTTTCAAAGAACAGGCACCAAAATAATTCGAATTACATAATTTTGCTTTCTTTATTTCGCTGCCCTCTATTCGTTTTACTGTGTGAAATATAAAAGATTGTGGATGAGGGAGATTTAGCCATCGAGAATAAGAAATAAGCCAATTTTGCGGGAATTTCTTTTCTCTTGAAGGATGCTAGACTGTTTTGCGAAATGGAATCAAAGAAAAGCGCAACTCCTGGACAGTATCCCGTGCGCAAACGCTCCTACACTGTTCAAGCAGTTGTTCGAGCAGTGGCCGTATTGAATGCCTTCTCCTCCACCTCAGAGGTTTTGGATCTGCATGTTGTGGCAGGGCGAGCTCGACTCAATCGTGGTACAACGTTTCGTTTGCTCGAAACGTTAGTAGAGACAGGGCTGCTGGAACGGGCCGGAAAACAGGGGTATCGGTCCTCTATACAAACGACAAAGTCCAGAAGGTTCCGATTAGGATATGCCTCTCAGAGCAATTTGCTCCCATTTACTACAGTTGTGACCGATGGGCTGATTACTGCTGCAAGTGCAGCGAATGTCGATCTGCTAATCCTCAACAATAAATTTAGTTCTCGGATTGCATTGCAAAACGCCGAAACCTTTGTGTCTGAAAATGTGGATCTAGTTATCGACTCGCAGATCAATCTAAATGTGGCAGCACAAATTGCCGCGAAATTTTCGGACGCGCGTATCCCGTTTATAGCACTTGATATCCCTCATCCTGGAGCTGTTTATTTTGGTGCGGACAACTATAAAGCGGGGCGTCTCGCGGGTCGTTACTTAGGAAAATGGACGATTAAGCATTGGAAGGGCCAGGCAGAACAATTGATTCTATTGGGAGTCGATGCTGCTGGGCCACTTCTTAATGCGCGCCTTACCGGGATTGTTGACGGTCTTGCGGAGGCATTGCCGAGTGCCGCGGCGATTCCGCACCATCACTACGATACAAAAGGGGGACAATTCGAGGCGACCCTGGATTTGGTGCGAAAGCATTTGCGACGCCGGAAAGTTGAACGTGCACTGGTGGGTGCAGTGAATGACACGACTGCGATGGCGGCACTCCAGGCATTTCGAGAGGCCGGCTTAGAAAGAGAGTGCGCTATTGCTGGACAGGATGGTAGTCCTTTGGCCCGAGAAGAAATGCGGAGACCCTCTAGCCGGCTGGTCTGTTCAGTTGCTTATTTTCCCGAAACTTATGGAGTACGAATTATTCAATTAGCGCTCGATATCCTGAATCGAAAACAGGTATCGCCCGCCATTTTCGTCGAGCATGAAGTGCTTACTCCAGACAATGTGAATAAGGTTTATCCGAACGATGCATGGATGAAACTGCCTCCGCGCCGATTAGGTTAATGGATCGCGCTCCGGGAGATGGCTTGGTTTTCGGACGATCCTGATTTTACTAGACAAAACAAATTAGCGTATTCATCGCCACGGTTTTCTGTGGGTACGAATCAATGTGCTTTGAGATGCGAAGAGGATGTATCCCCTCTT
This portion of the Edaphobacter sp. 4G125 genome encodes:
- a CDS encoding glycoside hydrolase family 28 protein translates to MLKQGQSTGHSQPSRRQFLKAAVGLPVAMAAPAGIASITPGSSRPTEQTDTPRIQRAIDQISKSGGGTVYLPAGRYISGTLQLRSRVTLWLGNGATLVMSKNSAEFLPPERLAYDPKANFATSNFRVALIVGDGLEHVSIIGDGEIDCEYTKSGGPKPIALRRCSNVLVRDITIRNAPSYNISLLGCDFVTIDNVTIRNGLSDGIDPDCCRHVRISNCFVESYDDTIVLKASGALGERRATEYVTVDNCILRTASCYFKCGTESCGNFRQIAISNCVFEGGVGMRHGNPGLAFYTVDGGELSNISASNIVMNRVGTPFTVLRGNRDRCGFGAGPGSVTSIRISDIVATEAKLPSVIAGLPDAPVVGVSIQGIQVTLAGKIKGTSSISDIPEHPGSYPEPVMFGPLPAHGIFLRHVSDVSIRQFTVEATEDERLPIIVADDTVNLKLASVETSAQSKPTFWLHNNRNSSVELAETNFCRISGSRSADLRFPSATSAAIHNRVEISADVKAGSIQHTTQ
- a CDS encoding DUF4112 domain-containing protein produces the protein MHQPPPPPEVLPPRNRKGRGIFDDENLDILSHILDDFIQIPGTSIRFGLDGIVGLIPGIGDVIGGIASCIIIIAAWARGVPYVVLARMVTNIVIEVGIGTIPVVGDAFDIAWRANRRNYALLTGSLYQPRKHTVQSWIFLLFLCVTLIALMLLPMLLIAWLANGLMHTMFGVEVHFPKWF
- a CDS encoding DUF72 domain-containing protein, which translates into the protein MAPSKQVPFSLNEAAVAAAARHIFAGTSGWAYPTWKPAFYPDRTPAKRFLEFYSSQLSSVEVNYTFRAFPSPSTLENWLSATPDFFRFSFKAPQRITHIKRLANCESDVAYFVSVLEVVRQAGKLGLLLFQLPPTIKADAARLDSFLSLPAFSGAGAPSLAFEFRHESWLNDEIYSVLRNHNAALCIAESDEFETPEVHTARTFTSFRLRRTGAYTSAEIAAFIDRFTKLAKDRDVYIYFKHEDEPTGALNAVSFLAGITGGKANQ
- a CDS encoding YheT family hydrolase gives rise to the protein MAATLESLLQRIAHAEEFVPRRFFSNGHLQTILGNFLRRTDSLPSAEQVLLEVAPALGDQIASRVRCDCHWQPEEIRAVRPTAIIVHGLEGSSNSQYVVGNANKLWQAGANIVRMNMRNCGGTEGLSSTLYHSGLSGDVGAVMRYFTELYGLTSFSLIGYSMGGNLVLKLAGDLGASVPKTLRSVIGVSPAIDLGPSADTLHEPGNRIYEMKFLYALLARYRRKVALFPRAFDPNRAEGIHSIRAFDERITAFYSDFTGADDYYYRAASARVLDRIAVPTLILNAADDPFIRLLPESRAKIAANPKITFTETDHGGHCAFLATPDPTCNYDGYWAEHTLMRFLLEHA
- a CDS encoding carbohydrate kinase family protein; the protein is MTKSYDVLAIGVAAVDDLMYISSYPPPNAKVPVSQKERHGGGPACTAIVSVAMLHGRTAFCARLGEDELSLYIKQQLQQHHVDTAHIVHDPSAVPYHSAIAVDLAGNRNVFYSASCFKEITPEDLSEDLVLSSKVVLLDHVSGLPLTGVAQKIRALGIPIIGDIEGCSEESKQLADLVDYLVVPSEFAQWVSNARDPREACAYLAQTKRTATVITAGQEGCYYLQGGSSSITHLPAFRIKAFDTNGCGDTFHGAFALAIARNFSLDDALLFASAAAAVKAVGKNGTMRGWDALPTLEDIIQLLRASSKQFEVSLLERIARIAE
- a CDS encoding D-lyxose/D-mannose family sugar isomerase; translation: MKRSEINLFITQAIKFFEANLFSLPPFAHWTPDMWNNIGEKSDQIRIRQLGWDVTDFHSGNFTAQGLILFTLRNGQPHNENTGYAEKIMMVRERQITPLHRHYRKTEDIINRGSASTGDLFVQLYQADDNGGLADTPVSVFCDGVMRHIEPGGSITLRAGESITLTPGIYHAFHAVNGDALIGEVSSINNDAEDNHFYQPLGRFPQIVEDEAPLRLLCTEYPDPKNPQDQREVLNHAKVTRHQTHSF
- a CDS encoding substrate-binding domain-containing protein, whose product is MRKRSYTVQAVVRAVAVLNAFSSTSEVLDLHVVAGRARLNRGTTFRLLETLVETGLLERAGKQGYRSSIQTTKSRRFRLGYASQSNLLPFTTVVTDGLITAASAANVDLLILNNKFSSRIALQNAETFVSENVDLVIDSQINLNVAAQIAAKFSDARIPFIALDIPHPGAVYFGADNYKAGRLAGRYLGKWTIKHWKGQAEQLILLGVDAAGPLLNARLTGIVDGLAEALPSAAAIPHHHYDTKGGQFEATLDLVRKHLRRRKVERALVGAVNDTTAMAALQAFREAGLERECAIAGQDGSPLAREEMRRPSSRLVCSVAYFPETYGVRIIQLALDILNRKQVSPAIFVEHEVLTPDNVNKVYPNDAWMKLPPRRLG